The DNA segment AAATTATGAACAACACTTGCTTTTGGATTAAAAAATAAAAAAGACTTATCAATTAATATGTTTTTTTTATCATCTTCGTCTCCCCTCACCTTGTAACTTATATTTCTCACTTGCAAATCTAGCAAAGCAACGGTGTTTTTAGCCAAAGCATACCTAATCTTATAATATGCAGAAATATCATCTTTAAGCCCGTTATTTCGATAAAATTCATGATTAATTTTTGAGTTGCCTGCATATTTCATCCAAATTACATTACCAAAATGGTCTCCGTCGTAGCGACTGATATTTCCTCCAAAATTTAATTGCACTTTTTTGTAGCTATCATAGTTTGCTGAAAAAACAATTCCATAAAATTTATTATCCATCATTTTTCTTCTTACCAAATCGGTGGAAGTAATTGTGTCAGAGCCAATAATTAAGTTTGGAAGCAGATAATCAGAAAACTCTTTATCTTCCTTATATTGTTCGTAATATCCATTTCCGGTAACCAAAAACGCTGTAGCCGTTGAGCTCCATTTTCTTGTAAATTGATTTGAAACTACCAAATGATAATGGTTCTGATTATACAAATCTATCTCGTTTTCGTAAAAATACGGATTATAAGTTCTATTCGTCTTTAGGGAATCTTTAGGCACTCCTTCCCACGCTTGATATGTTTTTTCCTTGCCATGGAGCAACATAAATCTAAGAATAGTTTTATCACCATACCAAGCAATATTTGATTGAAAAGATTTAATATCAGAAGTGGCTCTATCAATATACCCATCGCTATGCAAAAGCGAAGCCCTTCCGTCAATAACCCACTGCCCTCTCATAAGCCCAGTGCCAAAAAGTGCGGTTGAGCCAATCGTATTAAAAGACCCATAGCGAAAAATCAAAGATGCAAACGGGTCGGTTTTCAAGCTATGAGTAAAAATATTTATGCTCCCACCAAAAGAAGAAGAGCCATTTGTAGATGTGCCAACTCCTCTCTGCACCTGAATATTTTCGCTTGAAGATGCCAAATCGGGCACATCAACCCAATACACGTTATGAGACTCTGGGTCATTGTAAGGCACACCATTTATTGTAACATTTATTCTGCTTTGGTCTGTGCCTCTAAGCCTAAAAGCGGTGTAGCCAATTCCAGCTCCCGCATCGCTTGTTGTGGTTACTGATGGCAAAGCATTGAGCATTACCGGCATATCGGTCCCAATATTAATTTTCTCAATATTTTTAGCATTAATATTGCTAAAACTCGTCGCATCTTGGCTTCCAATTCTGATTGATTTCACAACAATTTCATCACTTACAAAAGCTTTTGGTGTAAGATCAATTCTTATCGGTGCCGATGTTGGCGAATTTAAAACCACGCTGTCCGTTTCGTATCCTATAAACGATACCAATAAAGTCAACGGGAAGCCTGATTTAACAGAAAACTCAAAAGAGCCATCAGTAGAAGAAAATGAGCCAACGTATGTGTTTTCGACCACTACATTAGCTCCGGGCAAGGCAGAGCCACTTAATTTGTCATAAACTACTCCCTTGATGACATTTTTTTGGGAATAGCATAAATTAAAAATTAAAAAAACGCTAAAAAACAATAAAACCTTTTTCATTTTGTAACTTTTTTAATTACAAATGGTAAAGGGGCGGAAATCCATTTTTATGAATAATTTTAAATAAACCTCCCTGCGCCGGTATTATCCGTTTCAGGTTCAAAGGGTTTGTTCTCAGCCCCAATTTTGGAGCACCCCTGTTTTTTGAGACATTGCAAATGTACAACTTTTTAATTTAATAATCGACAAAATTTCACAATGGTATTTACAAAATACGACAAATATTGTTGTAAATTACTTATAATCAAGCCTTTAAAATCATTATAACTATTTGCAAAAAAATAAAAAAGCTCTAAGAGCGTATAACTTCATAATTCCATTCGTCTTTCAGCCTAATAATTGTAGAAGGTCTTATGTTTGAAACCATGCTACGTCTATAATTTACAATATAATCAACAGCTGATAAAAGATTTTTATTTATATCATTAAAAACTTTTGGAGCAGATTCCCCTGCAATATTAGCAGATGTAGAAACTATAGGCTTGCCGAATTTAGAGATTAGCTCTTTACAAAAAGGGTCTCGTACAATGCGGAT comes from the Bacteroidales bacterium genome and includes:
- a CDS encoding TonB-dependent receptor — translated: MKKVLLFFSVFLIFNLCYSQKNVIKGVVYDKLSGSALPGANVVVENTYVGSFSSTDGSFEFSVKSGFPLTLLVSFIGYETDSVVLNSPTSAPIRIDLTPKAFVSDEIVVKSIRIGSQDATSFSNINAKNIEKINIGTDMPVMLNALPSVTTTSDAGAGIGYTAFRLRGTDQSRINVTINGVPYNDPESHNVYWVDVPDLASSSENIQVQRGVGTSTNGSSSFGGSINIFTHSLKTDPFASLIFRYGSFNTIGSTALFGTGLMRGQWVIDGRASLLHSDGYIDRATSDIKSFQSNIAWYGDKTILRFMLLHGKEKTYQAWEGVPKDSLKTNRTYNPYFYENEIDLYNQNHYHLVVSNQFTRKWSSTATAFLVTGNGYYEQYKEDKEFSDYLLPNLIIGSDTITSTDLVRRKMMDNKFYGIVFSANYDSYKKVQLNFGGNISRYDGDHFGNVIWMKYAGNSKINHEFYRNNGLKDDISAYYKIRYALAKNTVALLDLQVRNISYKVRGDEDDKKNILIDKSFLFFNPKASVVHNFKKHSIYLYGGIAGREPNRYMMVDADSGKMPTPEILFDVESGYKYAAEKWNANINFYYMHYKDQLVQTGEINDIGSPVFVNVPKSYRLGVEGIWAWKINNKLDFEGNATYSINKIKDLVIHVDDWDTYVQREEYYKNANISFSPSVIGSAILGYNVVKNLRLTLSGKYVGKQYLDNTSSEDRMLHAYKVFDFAAEYKIAPRGVKEISFKLILKNIFSEEYESNAWVYRYYYGGQHYVSDGYFPQAYFNFLGSVAVKF